A portion of the Chrysiogenes arsenatis DSM 11915 genome contains these proteins:
- a CDS encoding response regulator, protein MRLLIVEDNPDNMDLLVELLCDHYELLQAFDGTEALLLLQSEPVDLVLLDISLPGMDGIDVLREIRKHPALSALPVIAVTAHAMIGDRERFLATGFNGYLAKPIVDDDELIAAIEALRPAKES, encoded by the coding sequence ATGCGCCTACTTATAGTTGAAGACAATCCTGACAACATGGATTTATTGGTCGAATTGCTCTGCGATCACTACGAACTTTTACAAGCGTTTGACGGAACCGAAGCGCTGTTGCTGCTGCAAAGTGAGCCGGTCGACCTCGTTCTGCTCGATATTTCCCTCCCCGGTATGGACGGCATTGATGTGCTGCGGGAGATACGCAAACACCCTGCTCTGAGCGCTCTTCCTGTTATCGCCGTTACCGCTCACGCGATGATTGGCGACCGCGAGCGTTTTTTAGCAACGGGATTTAACGGCTATCTCGCCAAACCAATTGTTGACGATGACGAACTAATCGCCGCGATAGAAGCATTACGCCCCGCAAAGGAGTCCTGA
- the pyk gene encoding pyruvate kinase → MDRARTKIVATIGPATRSYDQIRDLIRAGMSVARLNFSHGSHEEHREVVNRIRAAADELGMAVAILQDLQGPKIRTGKLLNNAPVTLKSGQKFTITNRPIEGTDTEVSTTYTPLPHDVRSGDRILLCDGLIELRVIESNETDVLTRVVNGGVLNNSQGINLPGVNVSAPAVTEKDYEDLLFGMEMEVDYIALSFVRTARDIEMLKTMIAAKGKRIPIIAKIEKPEALDHIDAILAVADGIMVARGDLGVELPPEKVPLVQKELIRAANARAIPVITATQMLESMIYNPRPTRAEASDVANAILDGSDAVMLSGETARGAYPIEAVAMMTSIALEIEGRTPTRLGHEMPADFAPASIDAGPQAVGAAINAIARTLSVKSVWVYTQQRGNTTRLIASYRPRIPVLAFTPHRHLHRKMALLWGVEPIMIDPVTTIDELSTQARSLSEYRGIVRSGDTVVITSSYPFNKHGESNFLRIFSLD, encoded by the coding sequence ATGGATCGTGCGCGCACTAAAATTGTCGCTACGATTGGTCCGGCAACCCGTTCGTATGACCAGATTCGTGATTTAATTCGCGCGGGTATGAGTGTGGCACGGCTGAATTTTTCGCACGGTTCGCACGAAGAACACCGCGAAGTCGTCAATCGCATTCGGGCGGCAGCGGACGAGTTGGGGATGGCGGTCGCTATTCTGCAAGATTTGCAGGGGCCGAAAATCCGCACCGGCAAACTGCTCAACAACGCTCCCGTGACCCTCAAAAGCGGACAGAAATTTACCATCACCAATCGCCCAATCGAAGGAACCGATACTGAAGTCAGCACCACGTATACGCCGCTGCCGCACGATGTCCGTTCGGGTGATCGGATTCTGCTGTGCGACGGATTGATTGAGCTGCGGGTTATCGAGTCCAACGAAACGGATGTTTTGACGCGCGTTGTTAATGGCGGCGTGCTGAATAATTCACAAGGGATCAACCTACCGGGCGTCAACGTCAGTGCGCCAGCGGTCACCGAAAAGGATTACGAAGATTTGCTCTTCGGTATGGAAATGGAAGTCGATTATATCGCGTTGTCGTTTGTGCGGACAGCGCGCGATATTGAAATGCTGAAAACGATGATCGCTGCCAAAGGAAAGCGCATTCCGATCATCGCCAAAATCGAAAAGCCCGAAGCGCTCGATCATATTGATGCCATTTTAGCGGTTGCCGACGGCATTATGGTAGCGCGTGGCGACCTTGGGGTGGAACTACCGCCAGAAAAAGTACCACTGGTGCAAAAAGAGCTGATTCGTGCAGCCAATGCCCGCGCCATTCCGGTCATCACAGCGACGCAAATGCTGGAGTCGATGATCTACAATCCGCGCCCAACACGGGCAGAGGCTTCGGACGTGGCGAACGCCATCCTTGATGGTTCCGATGCGGTGATGCTTAGCGGCGAAACGGCGCGCGGTGCCTACCCAATAGAAGCCGTGGCAATGATGACGAGTATTGCGCTGGAAATTGAGGGACGCACACCGACGCGACTGGGGCACGAAATGCCAGCGGACTTTGCTCCTGCATCGATTGACGCTGGGCCACAAGCGGTTGGCGCGGCTATCAACGCGATTGCGCGGACGCTGTCGGTGAAGTCGGTATGGGTCTACACGCAGCAGCGCGGCAACACGACGCGGTTGATCGCCAGTTATCGCCCACGTATTCCCGTTTTGGCTTTTACGCCGCACCGTCATTTGCACCGTAAAATGGCACTGCTGTGGGGCGTAGAACCAATTATGATTGACCCTGTGACGACGATTGACGAACTGTCGACGCAGGCTCGGTCATTATCTGAGTATCGTGGAATTGTTCGTAGTGGCGATACGGTGGTAATCACCAGCTCGTATCCGTTTAATAAACACGGGGAGAGTAATTTCCTGCGAATTTTTTCACTGGATTAA
- the lnt gene encoding apolipoprotein N-acyltransferase yields the protein MPYIVTILCALAMSNAFAPEGFPFLGWFVLAPWLVILARSAHPFRLALLFGFFYHGSLLYWVGGIFSEHALESQWFGIPAVALLSFYLALYIAIWGWRAAKVLQKPTVWSGLELAAWGVVAEVSRGVLFTGFPWLSFGYSLSTYEIAVPLLQHGGIWLLDFLVLFVNITLALCWLRPHFSVLVRHAFFVALLLGFSLWQLHMVTPPAEPERSIPVRIVQGNIDQHVKWDAEYATHNLNRYLTLSRQGGWRGGLLVWPESSLPFFWSSHDPLKDDVLRLVQESGSDLVTGVLSAYTDMTTRYYNSVMLLEHTGSTPQFYHKQHLVPFGEYTPLKESLLPFVEKFVVGEDYSAGHSSAPLLSRFGKIGTFICYESIFPAAVALIAAEADFLVNVTNDAWLGDTLGPLQHWLMARARAIENGKYLIRSTNTGITSVFTPRGEEIALIGWNQAGYVDTFIAPISTPTWFTSYPWVVPAAGGLIAMLAMVLGISNNRKPRSYH from the coding sequence ATGCCCTACATTGTCACCATTCTCTGCGCCTTGGCCATGTCCAACGCCTTCGCCCCGGAAGGGTTCCCTTTCCTGGGCTGGTTTGTTCTGGCACCGTGGTTGGTGATACTGGCTCGCTCTGCGCACCCCTTTCGGTTGGCACTGTTGTTTGGCTTTTTCTATCACGGTTCACTTCTCTATTGGGTAGGGGGGATATTCAGCGAACACGCACTGGAGAGTCAATGGTTCGGCATACCGGCCGTGGCGCTTCTTTCCTTCTACCTTGCCTTGTATATTGCGATTTGGGGATGGCGCGCCGCCAAGGTTCTACAAAAGCCAACCGTGTGGAGCGGTTTGGAACTCGCCGCCTGGGGAGTTGTGGCCGAAGTGTCGCGTGGCGTTCTTTTCACCGGCTTTCCGTGGCTCTCCTTCGGTTATTCTCTTTCGACATACGAAATTGCCGTTCCGCTCCTGCAACACGGTGGCATCTGGCTGCTCGATTTTCTGGTACTCTTCGTCAACATCACGCTGGCGCTGTGCTGGCTCCGTCCGCACTTTTCCGTTCTTGTGCGGCACGCTTTTTTCGTCGCGCTTTTGCTTGGATTTTCGCTCTGGCAACTGCACATGGTGACACCACCCGCCGAGCCAGAGCGGTCGATTCCGGTGCGAATTGTTCAGGGGAATATTGATCAACACGTGAAGTGGGACGCGGAATATGCCACACACAACCTGAATCGCTACCTAACATTAAGCCGTCAAGGGGGATGGCGCGGTGGGCTGCTGGTGTGGCCGGAATCGTCGCTACCGTTTTTCTGGTCAAGCCACGATCCGCTGAAGGATGATGTGCTGCGCCTCGTCCAAGAATCCGGCAGTGATTTAGTGACGGGCGTCCTGAGCGCCTACACCGACATGACCACGCGCTACTATAACAGCGTGATGCTTTTAGAACATACGGGGAGCACGCCCCAGTTTTACCATAAACAGCACCTGGTTCCGTTTGGCGAATATACGCCGCTGAAAGAGAGCCTGCTTCCGTTTGTCGAAAAATTCGTAGTGGGCGAGGATTACTCCGCAGGGCACAGTAGTGCGCCGCTCCTTTCACGTTTTGGAAAAATTGGCACCTTTATCTGTTATGAATCCATCTTTCCGGCTGCGGTCGCCTTGATTGCTGCAGAAGCAGACTTTTTAGTGAATGTCACCAATGACGCGTGGCTGGGTGATACCCTTGGCCCTTTGCAACATTGGCTGATGGCACGGGCACGCGCTATTGAAAATGGAAAATATTTGATACGCAGCACCAATACCGGCATTACTTCCGTGTTTACGCCACGCGGGGAAGAAATAGCGCTGATCGGCTGGAATCAGGCGGGGTATGTTGACACGTTTATCGCGCCAATTTCCACTCCAACCTGGTTTACCAGCTACCCGTGGGTTGTTCCCGCCGCTGGCGGCCTTATCGCCATGCTCGCCATGGTACTCGGCATAAGCAACAACCGCAAACCGCGCAGTTACCATTAA